From Psychroflexus torquis ATCC 700755, the proteins below share one genomic window:
- a CDS encoding (Fe-S)-binding protein, with protein sequence MSESLKVPTMASYLAEGKQPEVLFWVGCAGSFDDRAKKITKAFVKILNNTGVDFAVLGTEEGCTGDPAKRAGNEFLFQMQAMTNIEVLNSYDVQKIVTACPHCFNTLKNEYPGLGGNYEVIHHTQFLKQLLNEGRLKVEGGKFKGKRITYHDPCYLGRANGEYEAPRDLLRKLEVELIEMKSCKSKGLCCGAGGAQMFKDAEKGDKEVNILRTEQAVDTKPEIIAAGCPFCNTMMSDGVKNKEKQDEIEVLDVVEMIANADDL encoded by the coding sequence ATGAGTGAATCCTTAAAAGTACCAACAATGGCCTCTTATCTAGCAGAAGGAAAACAACCTGAAGTTTTATTTTGGGTAGGTTGTGCAGGAAGTTTTGACGACAGAGCTAAGAAAATCACTAAAGCGTTTGTAAAAATCCTTAATAATACAGGGGTTGATTTTGCCGTTCTTGGAACGGAAGAGGGGTGTACTGGAGATCCTGCAAAAAGAGCTGGAAATGAATTTTTATTTCAGATGCAAGCTATGACCAATATTGAGGTTCTAAATTCCTATGATGTACAAAAAATTGTAACTGCATGCCCTCATTGTTTCAATACTTTGAAAAATGAATATCCTGGTTTAGGGGGCAATTATGAGGTTATACATCACACTCAATTTTTAAAACAATTATTGAATGAAGGTCGTTTAAAGGTTGAGGGAGGAAAGTTTAAAGGTAAACGTATAACTTACCATGATCCTTGTTATTTAGGTAGAGCTAATGGCGAGTATGAAGCTCCTCGCGATCTTTTAAGAAAGCTTGAGGTAGAATTAATAGAGATGAAGTCTTGTAAATCTAAAGGTCTTTGTTGTGGTGCTGGAGGAGCACAGATGTTCAAAGATGCTGAAAAAGGAGATAAGGAAGTTAACATACTTAGAACAGAACAAGCAGTTGATACAAAACCTGAGATCATTGCTGCTGGATGTCCTTTTTGTAACACCATGATGTCAGACGGAGTTAAAAATAAAGAAAAGCAGGACGAAATTGAAGTTTTAGATGTTGTAGAAATGATTGCAAATGCAGATGATTTATAA
- a CDS encoding mechanosensitive ion channel domain-containing protein has product MQIGDWIETNEYSGFVVDINLRSVTIQSVDYNLVVIPNSKIIDSPFKNFRHTPRSRIILSS; this is encoded by the coding sequence TTGCAAATTGGTGATTGGATAGAAACAAATGAGTATAGCGGATTTGTCGTAGATATCAATCTTAGAAGTGTCACTATTCAATCTGTAGATTATAATTTGGTAGTAATACCCAATTCAAAAATCATAGATTCTCCCTTTAAAAACTTCAGGCACACTCCACGAAGTAGAATTATTTTAAGCAGTTGA
- a CDS encoding mechanosensitive ion channel family protein, whose product MTENAIKSKFEQRSGESIQFFYTEFGNSSINYVIRFWTDVTNQSDVYKTQHSAILAIKEAYNEQNINILFPIRTMDFGKNKFRSEALDIRDPRD is encoded by the coding sequence ATTACAGAAAATGCTATTAAATCAAAATTTGAACAACGTTCTGGAGAAAGTATTCAATTTTTCTACACTGAATTTGGCAACAGTTCTATCAATTATGTCATAAGATTCTGGACCGATGTTACAAATCAATCAGATGTTTATAAGACTCAACATAGTGCTATTTTGGCAATTAAAGAGGCTTATAACGAACAAAATATCAACATACTGTTCCCTATACGGACTATGGACTTTGGGAAAAACAAATTCAGATCTGAGGCACTAGATATTCGTGATCCAAGGGATTAA
- the bshA gene encoding N-acetyl-alpha-D-glucosaminyl L-malate synthase BshA: MKIAIVCYPTFGGSGVVATELGISLSKRGHEIHFVTYKQPVRLEYLSHNIRYHEVLVPEYPLFHYQPYELALSSKLVTVVKNYKIDVLHVHYAIPHAYAGFMAQQMLAEDGISLPMMTTLHGTDITLVGSHSFYKPAVNFSINRSDVVTSVSESLKKDTLAIFDIKKDIKVVPNFIDISNLSQSFDDCQRELFANEDEKVITHVSNLRQVKRIDHVIQIFHKIQSSIKSKLIIIGDGPEREMASNLASELSIRDRVMFLGKSNEVEKILCYSDLFLLPSEKESFGLAALEAMAHGVPVISSNAGGLSEVNIDGVSGYMSNVGDVENMALNGIKILFNENTLEQFKKGARSTAEKFDVKEIVSQYEDLYKQMI; encoded by the coding sequence ATGAAAATAGCTATAGTATGTTATCCAACCTTCGGGGGTAGTGGAGTAGTTGCTACCGAATTAGGTATTTCTTTATCCAAACGAGGCCACGAAATTCATTTCGTAACTTATAAACAGCCAGTGAGACTTGAATATCTAAGTCACAATATCCGTTATCATGAGGTTCTAGTTCCCGAATATCCTTTGTTTCATTACCAGCCATACGAATTGGCATTATCCAGTAAACTCGTTACTGTAGTGAAAAATTATAAAATTGATGTTTTGCATGTTCATTATGCTATTCCTCATGCTTATGCTGGATTTATGGCACAGCAAATGCTGGCAGAAGATGGCATTAGCCTTCCTATGATGACCACCTTACACGGTACAGATATAACTTTAGTGGGAAGTCACTCTTTTTATAAACCTGCAGTTAACTTCAGTATCAATAGAAGTGATGTTGTCACTTCAGTGTCCGAAAGCTTGAAAAAAGACACACTTGCCATTTTTGATATTAAAAAAGATATTAAAGTAGTTCCAAACTTTATAGATATATCAAATCTCAGCCAAAGTTTTGATGACTGTCAAAGAGAGTTATTTGCCAATGAAGATGAGAAAGTGATTACCCACGTAAGTAATCTCAGGCAAGTGAAACGCATCGATCACGTTATTCAAATATTTCATAAAATCCAATCTAGTATTAAGTCAAAGCTTATTATTATAGGTGATGGTCCAGAGCGGGAAATGGCTTCAAATTTAGCTAGTGAGTTAAGCATTAGAGATAGAGTAATGTTTCTTGGAAAAAGTAATGAGGTTGAAAAAATACTATGCTATTCAGATTTATTTCTATTGCCTTCAGAAAAAGAAAGTTTTGGTCTTGCAGCACTTGAAGCTATGGCTCATGGAGTTCCCGTTATTTCTTCTAATGCAGGTGGACTTTCTGAGGTAAATATTGATGGAGTTTCTGGCTACATGAGCAATGTTGGTGATGTTGAAAATATGGCATTAAACGGTATTAAAATACTTTTCAATGAAAACACTTTAGAGCAATTTAAAAAAGGAGCTAGATCTACTGCTGAAAAGTTTGATGTGAAAGAGATTGTTAGCCAATATGAAGATTTGTACAAGCAAATGATTTAA
- a CDS encoding (Fe-S)-binding protein gives MIEYIPQFLFVIVLITAFLFFAKNVSSLRRNINLGKDVDRKDHKDLRLKKMIKIALGQSKMVVKPISGTLHVIVYVGFIIINIEVLEIIIDGIAGTHRIFSFIGPVYDVLIGSFEILAFLVLVSVIIFWIRRNVMNIKRFLSKELKGWPKNDANYILYFEVVLMVLFLTMNATDYQLQMLGAAHYASEAGISGSFPISQFLLPLFDDMSIGTLVIIERSAWWLHIIGILIFLNYLYYSKHLHILLAFPNVYFSNLENLGKFKNLEAVTNEVKLMMDPDADPYAEPDGGGSEEDVPEKFGASDVQDLNWFQLLSSYSCTECGRCTAECPASQTGKKLSPRKIMMDTRDRLEEVGKQLDKGEEVIDDKPLLDGYISREELWACTTCNACVDACPIGIDPMSIIMDMRQYLVMEESAAPVELNNAMTNIENNSAPWPYNQQDRLDWAKE, from the coding sequence ATGATAGAATATATCCCACAATTTTTATTTGTTATTGTTTTAATAACAGCTTTTTTGTTTTTTGCAAAAAATGTCTCTTCGCTAAGGCGAAATATTAATTTAGGTAAGGACGTTGACAGAAAGGATCATAAAGATTTACGACTCAAGAAAATGATAAAAATTGCTCTTGGTCAATCAAAAATGGTAGTAAAACCTATATCTGGAACTCTCCACGTCATAGTATATGTTGGATTTATTATTATCAATATTGAGGTTTTAGAAATCATCATTGATGGAATTGCTGGGACCCATAGAATTTTTTCATTTATAGGACCAGTATATGATGTGCTTATTGGAAGTTTTGAAATTTTAGCTTTTCTAGTTTTGGTGAGTGTGATCATATTTTGGATACGAAGAAACGTAATGAATATAAAACGCTTTCTTTCTAAAGAATTAAAGGGTTGGCCTAAAAATGATGCTAATTATATTTTGTATTTTGAGGTGGTCTTGATGGTCTTATTTTTAACTATGAACGCTACCGATTATCAATTACAAATGCTTGGTGCTGCGCATTATGCCAGTGAAGCAGGCATTTCTGGGTCATTTCCTATCAGCCAGTTTTTATTGCCATTATTTGATGACATGAGTATTGGAACACTAGTTATTATTGAAAGATCAGCTTGGTGGCTTCATATTATTGGAATTTTAATTTTTCTAAACTACTTATATTACTCAAAACATCTTCACATATTATTAGCCTTTCCAAATGTGTATTTTTCTAATTTAGAAAACTTAGGAAAATTCAAAAATTTGGAGGCGGTTACCAATGAAGTCAAATTAATGATGGATCCTGATGCAGATCCATATGCCGAGCCAGACGGAGGTGGAAGTGAAGAGGATGTTCCTGAAAAATTTGGCGCTAGTGATGTTCAAGATTTAAATTGGTTTCAACTTCTAAGTTCTTATTCGTGCACAGAATGTGGTCGATGTACTGCAGAATGTCCTGCAAGTCAAACAGGTAAAAAGCTCTCTCCAAGAAAGATTATGATGGATACAAGAGATCGCCTAGAAGAAGTAGGTAAACAATTGGATAAAGGGGAAGAAGTTATTGACGATAAACCCTTGCTAGACGGCTATATTTCTAGGGAAGAACTTTGGGCGTGTACGACTTGTAATGCTTGTGTAGATGCATGTCCTATAGGTATAGATCCTATGTCTATTATTATGGATATGAGACAATATTTAGTGATGGAAGAAAGTGCTGCGCCTGTTGAGCTGAATAATGCTATGACAAATATTGAAAATAATTCTGCTCCTTGGCCATATAATCAGCAAGATAGGCTGGATTGGGCGAAAGAATAA
- a CDS encoding glycoside hydrolase family 3 N-terminal domain-containing protein, whose protein sequence is MSLQINFKVIIMMAFLSCYSLFSQSSLFAEDLIAQRQWVDSIYSNLSLEEKIGQLFMIDVFTSKSDTELESLESLIKSNHIGGVIFSKGNPYRQAQLTNKIQTENKIPLLIGMDAEWGLAMRLDSTYAFPWNMTLGAIQDTSIVRKVGQQIGKHSKRLGVHINFAPVADINTNPNNPIIGNRSFGETKDIVISHSLALMQGMHEAGILSSAKHFPGHGDTEQDSHKTLPSINFSEKRIRDIELKPFQALIDEGVSSVMVAHLNIPSLESQKNLPSSLSPKIVSDLLKGELGFNGLIITDALNMKGVSNSSSTLGEVDLEAFKAGSDILLIPEDVPKSISIIKEAILKGEITNKRLAASVKKILYAKYKVGLHSFKPIETAQLTAELNSEENDAIYQEAIQNATTVIKNDLGILPINDIEQQTFAYVALGDASGDEFFETMNQYARVDKIDVTKNKIDLNQFSDYDQIIIGFHKSDANPWADYKFSPFEIELIKSISQDYKTILVNFTRPYSLLQLKNYINIDAIVQAYQNSIIAQQVVGQQLFGGIDFKGKLPVSITSAFPVGTGYKLKSNGRLGYDHPQNQGFNSELVSKIDSLAAYTLEQEMTPGMQILIARKGKVVYNKNFGYHTYDKEIKVQEDDVYDLASLTKILATLPILMTLEESNKIDLKSKLYELLPELAASNKADMSVLEMLSHYAKLQAWIPFYKKTLEDKSKYYATEFSKKFSVKVAQNMYLRTDYQDSIYARIVESDLRDSLEYKYSDLPYYFLKKYIEKQSDSSLDKIAENYFYKPMRLSHLKFYPLNYFEKNKIVPTEFDTEWRNELIHGRVHDQGAAMLGGVGGHAGLFGNATDVAKFMQLYLNEGSYGGKRFFNAETMNKFNTCYYCEKDVRRGVGFDKPQLDEIGPTCGCLSMSSFGHSGFTGTYAWADPEEEIIYVFLSNRIHPVSSNTKLIDEDIRTKIQGIIYESLSKLN, encoded by the coding sequence ATGAGTTTACAAATCAATTTTAAAGTCATCATTATGATGGCTTTTTTATCATGTTACAGTCTTTTTTCTCAAAGCAGTTTATTTGCAGAAGATCTTATTGCTCAAAGGCAATGGGTAGATTCCATATATTCTAATCTATCTCTTGAAGAGAAAATCGGTCAGCTATTTATGATTGACGTTTTTACAAGCAAGTCTGATACTGAACTTGAAAGTCTTGAAAGCTTAATAAAATCTAATCATATTGGAGGTGTCATATTTTCTAAAGGAAATCCTTATCGCCAAGCTCAACTCACCAATAAAATACAAACAGAAAATAAGATCCCCTTACTCATCGGTATGGATGCAGAATGGGGCTTGGCTATGAGGCTAGATTCTACTTATGCTTTCCCTTGGAATATGACCCTTGGAGCTATACAAGACACCTCTATAGTGAGAAAAGTAGGACAGCAAATAGGAAAGCATAGCAAAAGACTCGGTGTTCATATCAATTTTGCTCCGGTGGCAGATATAAACACAAATCCTAATAATCCAATTATTGGTAACCGCTCTTTTGGTGAAACCAAAGACATTGTCATTTCCCATTCGCTTGCCTTGATGCAGGGGATGCATGAGGCAGGAATATTGTCAAGTGCAAAACATTTTCCTGGTCATGGTGATACAGAGCAGGACTCACACAAAACACTGCCGAGTATTAATTTTTCAGAAAAGCGAATTAGAGATATTGAATTAAAGCCATTTCAAGCATTGATAGATGAAGGAGTGAGTAGTGTAATGGTAGCTCATCTCAATATACCAAGTCTTGAAAGCCAAAAGAATCTTCCTTCTTCGTTATCTCCTAAAATTGTTTCAGACTTATTGAAAGGAGAGCTTGGCTTCAATGGACTTATAATTACAGATGCTTTAAACATGAAAGGGGTAAGTAATAGTAGTTCTACTCTTGGGGAAGTAGATTTAGAAGCCTTTAAAGCAGGAAGTGATATTTTATTGATTCCTGAAGATGTTCCCAAGTCTATTAGTATTATAAAAGAAGCAATCTTAAAAGGAGAGATAACAAACAAAAGACTTGCCGCTTCGGTTAAGAAGATATTATATGCTAAATATAAAGTGGGTTTACATTCATTTAAACCGATAGAAACCGCTCAGTTAACAGCAGAATTAAATTCAGAAGAGAATGACGCTATTTATCAAGAGGCCATACAAAACGCAACGACGGTCATAAAAAACGATCTTGGCATTCTTCCAATTAATGATATAGAGCAACAAACCTTCGCTTATGTAGCTCTTGGAGATGCTTCTGGAGATGAGTTTTTTGAAACGATGAATCAATACGCTAGAGTGGATAAAATTGATGTTACCAAAAACAAGATAGACTTGAATCAATTTTCTGATTACGACCAAATAATTATTGGGTTTCATAAATCTGATGCTAATCCTTGGGCGGATTATAAATTTTCACCTTTTGAAATTGAGTTGATAAAATCTATTTCTCAAGACTATAAAACAATTTTAGTCAACTTTACAAGACCTTATAGCTTATTACAATTGAAGAATTATATCAATATTGATGCAATTGTTCAAGCTTATCAAAATAGTATAATCGCTCAACAGGTCGTAGGTCAGCAATTATTTGGTGGCATTGATTTCAAGGGCAAACTCCCTGTTAGTATAACTTCAGCATTTCCAGTAGGAACGGGTTATAAATTGAAGTCAAACGGCAGACTTGGCTATGACCATCCCCAAAACCAAGGCTTTAATTCTGAATTAGTTTCAAAAATCGATTCTTTAGCAGCCTATACGTTAGAACAAGAAATGACACCTGGTATGCAAATTTTAATCGCACGTAAAGGAAAGGTGGTCTACAATAAAAATTTTGGATATCACACTTATGACAAAGAAATAAAGGTTCAAGAAGATGATGTCTACGATTTAGCTTCTCTTACAAAGATATTAGCCACTTTGCCAATTTTGATGACTTTAGAAGAAAGCAACAAGATCGATTTGAAGTCTAAGTTATATGAACTTTTGCCAGAACTTGCTGCTTCCAATAAAGCTGACATGAGCGTTTTAGAAATGCTATCCCACTATGCAAAACTCCAAGCTTGGATTCCTTTTTACAAAAAGACCTTAGAGGATAAGTCAAAATACTATGCTACAGAATTTTCAAAAAAATTCAGTGTAAAAGTTGCCCAAAACATGTATTTAAGGACGGATTATCAAGATTCTATCTATGCAAGAATTGTTGAAAGTGATTTGAGAGATTCATTGGAATATAAGTATTCTGATCTTCCTTATTATTTTTTAAAGAAATATATTGAAAAACAGTCTGATTCCTCATTAGATAAAATAGCTGAAAATTATTTCTATAAGCCAATGCGGTTATCTCATTTGAAATTTTATCCACTAAATTATTTTGAAAAAAATAAAATTGTTCCTACTGAGTTTGACACAGAGTGGAGAAATGAATTAATCCATGGTAGAGTCCATGATCAAGGTGCCGCGATGCTTGGAGGAGTAGGAGGACATGCTGGTTTATTTGGTAACGCAACTGATGTTGCAAAGTTTATGCAACTTTATCTCAACGAAGGGAGTTATGGTGGTAAGCGTTTTTTTAATGCTGAAACCATGAATAAATTCAACACTTGTTATTATTGTGAGAAGGATGTGAGAAGAGGCGTAGGTTTTGATAAACCACAATTGGATGAGATTGGTCCAACTTGTGGATGCTTATCGATGTCTAGCTTCGGTCATTCTGGATTTACAGGTACTTATGCTTGGGCAGATCCTGAGGAAGAAATTATTTATGTTTTTTTATCTAACAGGATTCATCCCGTTTCGTCCAATACTAAACTTATAGATGAAGACATTCGAACCAAAATACAGGGCATTATTTATGAAAGCCTATCCAAATTAAATTGA
- a CDS encoding Dps family protein, translating to MNYLNLDKSKTKETVGELNILLSDYQLYYQKLRNYHWNIVGQNFFDLHEQFEEMYDDAKLKIDEIAERILTLRFQPESNLTTYLKLSNIKESSSDITDKEMVTNLLDDHGTIIKQMRKTTEVADANGDEGTIDLIGAYIRELEKTSWMLDAWSMKLGEKRNA from the coding sequence ATGAATTACTTAAATTTAGATAAATCTAAAACTAAAGAAACTGTAGGAGAATTGAACATTCTTTTATCTGATTATCAATTATACTACCAAAAATTAAGAAACTACCATTGGAATATAGTTGGGCAAAATTTCTTTGATTTACACGAACAGTTTGAAGAAATGTACGACGATGCTAAGTTAAAGATAGATGAAATTGCTGAACGTATACTAACATTAAGATTTCAACCGGAAAGTAATTTGACTACTTATCTCAAGCTATCCAATATCAAAGAGTCATCTTCCGATATAACAGATAAGGAAATGGTAACCAATCTTCTTGATGATCATGGAACCATCATTAAACAAATGAGGAAAACTACAGAAGTAGCAGATGCTAATGGAGATGAAGGGACTATAGATCTAATTGGTGCTTACATTAGAGAATTAGAAAAAACAAGTTGGATGCTAGATGCTTGGAGTATGAAACTAGGCGAAAAAAGAAATGCGTAA
- a CDS encoding Dps family protein codes for MSYLVLDESKTKDTIKELNIVLADYHMYYQKLRNFHWNVIGQNFFDLHVQFEDMYNGAKVKIDEIAERILTLRFKPKSNFTDYLNLSNLKETSSNIQDHEMVSVLLEDHSTIINQMRNVVDSATKNDDEGTIDLIGAYIRQLEKTSWMLDAWIMKIEEKQHA; via the coding sequence ATGAGTTACTTAGTTTTAGATGAATCTAAAACTAAAGACACAATAAAGGAACTCAATATAGTGTTGGCAGACTATCACATGTATTACCAAAAATTGAGAAATTTTCACTGGAATGTAATCGGTCAGAATTTTTTTGATCTTCATGTTCAATTTGAAGATATGTACAATGGAGCCAAAGTGAAAATAGATGAAATTGCAGAACGTATATTGACATTAAGATTTAAACCTAAAAGTAATTTTACAGATTATCTGAACTTATCGAATTTGAAGGAAACTTCTTCAAATATTCAAGATCATGAAATGGTAAGTGTTTTACTTGAGGACCATAGTACAATTATCAACCAAATGAGAAATGTGGTAGATTCTGCGACTAAAAATGATGATGAAGGAACTATTGATTTGATAGGAGCTTATATAAGACAACTTGAAAAAACAAGTTGGATGCTAGATGCTTGGATTATGAAGATAGAAGAAAAGCAGCACGCCTAA
- a CDS encoding LNS2 domain-containing protein yields MTDEFKHKDSKGQSISPSLPGNVKNYLIDIDGTITDDVPNEEPERMATCEPFIDALETINKWYDKGHQICFFTSRTEEHKEVTANWLIKHGFKYHSLLMGKPRGGNYHWIDNHIVKATRYKGRFTDLINKNEIIQVFKD; encoded by the coding sequence ATGACAGATGAATTTAAACATAAAGATTCCAAAGGACAATCCATTAGTCCAAGTTTACCAGGTAATGTAAAAAACTATCTGATTGATATTGATGGAACTATCACAGACGATGTTCCCAATGAAGAACCAGAGAGAATGGCGACATGTGAGCCTTTTATAGATGCACTGGAAACTATAAATAAATGGTATGACAAAGGACATCAAATCTGTTTTTTTACGTCAAGAACCGAAGAACATAAAGAAGTGACAGCAAATTGGTTAATTAAACATGGGTTTAAATACCATAGTTTATTAATGGGTAAACCGAGGGGTGGGAATTACCATTGGATCGATAACCATATCGTTAAAGCTACACGTTATAAAGGTCGTTTTACCGATCTTATAAATAAAAATGAAATTATACAAGTTTTTAAAGATTAA
- a CDS encoding MlaD family protein: MKKELKVGILAIVAIGLLIFGYNFLKGNNIFNSSRVFYAIYDNVEGLSPSAPVSINGYQVGTVTDIQFIKSGQLLVTMNINTDFNFSKASEAQIYGGGLIGGKSMQIELDNMSTEAAKSGDTLQSSVEEGLIELVNEKLTPLKDKISNAVVEVDTLLSSFNYVFDVDTRNNLRYSIKNLNETLTSLNLSAKKIEGVLNSNTDNINSTIENFRSTSDNLSKMSDTLSKIEFNRIVQNADETLLNLKEISNKLKNGDGSLGKLMNDDQMYINIENATKELEELLSDVKLNPKRYVHFSIFGKNNVKYKKLED, translated from the coding sequence TTGAAAAAAGAACTAAAAGTTGGCATTTTAGCTATAGTTGCAATCGGACTTCTCATTTTTGGTTATAATTTCCTTAAAGGGAATAATATATTTAACTCATCTCGAGTTTTTTATGCCATTTATGATAATGTAGAAGGCCTTAGTCCGTCAGCGCCTGTCTCTATAAATGGTTATCAAGTGGGTACCGTCACAGATATTCAGTTTATAAAAAGTGGGCAGTTGTTGGTGACTATGAATATTAATACTGATTTTAATTTTTCCAAAGCTAGTGAAGCTCAAATATATGGTGGAGGGTTGATAGGCGGAAAGTCCATGCAGATAGAACTTGATAATATGTCCACAGAGGCAGCGAAATCTGGTGATACCCTGCAATCTTCAGTAGAAGAGGGGTTAATTGAGCTGGTGAATGAAAAGCTCACACCCCTAAAAGACAAAATTTCCAATGCTGTTGTTGAAGTCGATACTTTATTGTCTTCTTTTAATTATGTTTTTGATGTAGACACTAGAAATAATTTAAGATATTCAATTAAAAATTTGAATGAGACCTTAACTTCTTTGAACCTTTCTGCTAAAAAGATTGAAGGTGTTTTAAATTCAAATACTGATAATATTAATTCAACCATTGAAAACTTTAGATCTACTTCAGATAATTTGTCAAAAATGTCTGATACTCTTTCTAAAATTGAATTTAATAGAATTGTTCAAAATGCCGATGAAACTCTGTTAAACCTGAAAGAAATTTCAAACAAATTAAAAAATGGTGATGGAAGTTTGGGTAAATTGATGAATGACGATCAGATGTATATCAATATAGAAAATGCAACTAAAGAATTAGAAGAATTATTAAGTGATGTCAAATTAAATCCTAAGCGTTATGTACATTTTTCTATATTTGGTAAGAATAACGTTAAATATAAAAAACTCGAAGATTAA